The window CGTTGGCATGGAAACCGTccgagttgggggggggggcgcatgctTACCCGGACGGGTAAGGGGGGGCGCATGCTTACCCAGTCGGCTCTTTATGACTGAGATGGAGCTCTTGAGCTCCTCGATGGCCCGGCCGTACTGGACGTCCAGGCTGTAGGTCAGGCCGAGCTGGTAGTGAGTCTCAGCCAGCAGGCGGCTGTCCGCGTCCAGGTGCTTCACCTGCAGCTTCAGACACTCCTGGAAATCCTCCAACGCCTGAGTGTAATTTCCTGGAAGACAAGCAGCAACTCACTTTTCTCAGGGAAATACAAACCAAGCCAACTCTTTCAGgcatgcatgttttattttagttgcatcttaaaacaatttatttatttatttatttatttattaggtAACCATCTTTGCATGGAATGGTGCAGTAATCTTAGTACCTGATTCAGAAGAAACTTCACCCAGTTTTGAGTGAGCCTGGGCCGCCATCAGCTGATCCTCCTTGTTCTCTTTCCTTGTTAAACAAAGGAATCAGTTAACGTGGAGGCTGCAGCTCAGATAGTCACCATTGGGcattgcggggggggggggtccattacCTTTTGTAGATGACTTTAGCAACTTCCAACATCTCCCAGGCAAGCTGCAGgttccccacctcctcctcctcctcctcctcctcctcgctttcctgaaaacacacatgtgTACTTACACTCAACCCCTAAAATCACCCGGCAGCGTCATTCGATGTGCGTCACAGCCACTGCTCACGTACTTTTTCGGCAGCTCCATCTTCTTCGCCTTGCTCCTCCGCCTCCatttcctcatcttcctcctcaacGTCTGAAACATCAGTGTCAATAAAACACGTTAAGATAAACTGGGAAATTTATGATTACAACCACCAGTACGCCATTTGCAACCAACGGTCTATATTGAACAGAAAACCCACCTTTTTCCCTTTCCTCATCCGATGACTTTTCCTCTGCCTCCTTGTCTTCATTTTTAGCACAGTTGCCGTTTTTCTCCTCATCTTTCTCTGCAGATTCTTGTTGCTCATCACCTCTCTCTTTGTCGCCGCCCTTCTTCACCTCGGCGGCTTCGTCGCCCTTCTTCACCTCGGCGGCTTCGTCGCCCTTCTTCACCTCGGCGGCTTCGTCGCCCTTCTTCACCTCGGCGGCTTCGTCGCCCTTCTTCACCTCGGCGGCTTCGTCGCCCTTCTTCACCTCGGCGGCTTCGTCGCCCTTCTTCACCTCGGCGGCTTCGTCGCCCTTCTTCACCTCGGCGGCGGAGGCTTCGTCGCTCTTCTTCACCTCGGCGGCGGAGGCTTCGTCGCTCTTCTTCACCTCGGCGGCGGAGGCTTCGTCGCCCTTCTTCACCTCGGCGCCGGAGGCTTCGTCGCCCTTCTTCACCTCGGCGCCGGAGGCTTCGTCGCCCTTCTTCACCTCGGCGCCGGAGGCTTCGTCGCCCTTCTTCACCTCGGCGCCGGAGGCTTCGTCGCCCTTCTTCACCTCGGCGCCGGAGGCTTCGTCGCTCTTCTTCACCTCGGCGCCGGAGGCTTCGTCGCTCTTCTTCACCTCGGCGCCGGAGGCTTCGTCGCTCTTCTTCACCTCGGCGCCGGAGGCTTCGTCGCTCTTCTTCACCTCGGCGGAGGCTTCGTCGCCCTTCTTCACCTCGGCGGCGGAGGCTTCGTCGCCCTTCTTCACCTCGGCGCCGGCTTCGTCGCTCTTCTTCACCTCGGCGCCGGCTTCGTCGCTCTTCTTCACCTCGGCGCCGGCTTTGTCGCTCTTCTTCACCTCGGCAGCGGCTTCGTCGCTCTTCACCTCGGCAGCGGCTTCGTCGCTCTTCTCTGCCATGGCGTCGTACACCTGCACCCTCAGCTCATCTCTGGTCTGCTCTGTTGGGAGTGAAGAGGAGCAGTGTAGCAGCttcccacaaaaacaaaaccaggtTCTCTCTACATATAAATTCCCTCACCATCAATGGTTTCCGTACTGTCAACATTAGAGTCCTTGGGTTTctcgtcatcctcctctccatcttccGGTACTCCTTCCAGAGCATTACCGAGGACGGAGTTCTCCATCCTGCAACAACGGGGTCAGTTAGGTCGGCATTTTTTCACACATATACAAAAAAGACCACCGCGGCACGGTGCAGGACTAAATACTTTACCGTGCCAAATCCAGCAGCGCTTTGCCACACCAGAAGAAGGCCTCTCCACACTCGTCTGCAGTGTCTCCGTACTTTTGAGCTCTGGGAAAaaccaagagagagaaaaaaaaaagtgatatgtCAGATTGTAAAATCTGTATGAAAGCACAGCTGGCAACCACTGCTTATTGCATCGACCCAGCAGCTGCAAGCTGTTCCCATGACGCATCATCAACACACCTCTAAAAGCTAACATATCGTACTTCAAGGTTCCCATTTTAATAAAAGTCTCAAACTGTGCTCACTACATTTGTATCCGAAAATACCTGCTCTGGCTTCAATCGATTTACTTCAACTAGATTAGCAATGGGGCTTGATTTAATGTATCTCTCGATCATTCTCTTTGTTGTTGGTAAAAAGCTTGTAGGCTGGATCTGTAACTTCGCACAGTGAAAACTCACAGCATGCCGCAGGCCTCTTGCAGGGCGCTCACCGCCTCCACCACTTTACCCATCACCAGGTGCTTCTTGCCCGAGCCGATTAGCTTGTTGGCCTCCTCCATGTTCGCTCAACTGGACgaacagaaaaacaactttaCAAACCAAAAACCGATTAATTAGTTGGGCCCGTTAATCTTGGTGAAGTTTTAAACGTCTAAGTGAGAGCAAACGTGTATATTAAATGTGGTTTACCTTGTCCGAGAGGTGGCGACTGAGACGTTTGAAGAGGTGCGTTGGCTTGCGGCTCACCGGCTGGTGCGTAAGAAGACTGAAGAGCTCCTGCTCCATTGTTTCAATTTGGCGCGAAATGTTCTTTCCGTTTCCGGCTAATTTCCGTGTTCGTAAACCGGCGCGGGATCATTCTTAAAGACACAGAGCGCAGGTAGACGTACAACACGTAGAGTGTTGCTAAAGAGACGTTTGGAGTAGGAAAATATTAGGTTTGAGTTCACGTAACTGATGCAACAAtcattttcttcatattttcttATGTATTGTGTATCTAATTTGATATCGAATATTTGGGGGATCCATAACTACTGTGTTTAATTGCATAACACGGGTTCATTAAAGCGGTTCGGGGGTACTGTATATGTAGGTAcgtatgtctgtatgtgtgcttgtgtgtgtgtgtaggatattagaaataagctgacgacccggttcataaaattaataaaatacctatagtgtacaccagaatacagccatgattctgaaactgtgtaatcaataaagtaatgacaatattgtaaaaccactgtaattctgcaactgtaatagaataataccaatgtacagttatgattgtatttgatgtaatgtaatcaactggaatgcatgcatgtaatacttgaacaacaacttaTATTGAATGAGGGCCTtccgaaatccgagttacattgaatttaccagaagaccactcccagaggtgtggacactaactttcactcCTTTACgtattggtataaatacctataGGCAAcgattgttctcgagttcgctggtggaggcagcagacgggcactagggatggtcaaaggactgacctggggcctgttggttgcaaagaccagcggctcctcagctgagatgttctttttaccacaacaccatctcttttattaaatacatttgatttgaacctttagatctgcgatgccctctgtctgtccggcgtttcttcatttttgaacacagcaGTGTGCATGTGTTGACCTACACAAGGCTGCTGTCACGTCCTGCTGTGAGGGACATGGATCCGCCAGCTCCCCACTCAACACCTCCTGCTGGCTCCGCTGTGTCCCTGCCTCGTCATGACAAGTCTGGGCCTGGCATCCAATAAACCCCACACTGAGAAAATTGTACTGCACCCTCCTcacattgtcatcatcatcctgGATAACTGCTATAATGTCCCGGTAAAATCTAACAACGCAGCAAACATCATGAGTGAAAAAATTGCCTGTTTATCTTATATTTCTTCCAATCCAGAGGAAATCAGtttgaaatacaatatttagAGAATTTATTGTCTGTATGAGTCAATTTTGCTAATCATTGAAGGCTTTACAAAACATGTGTTATTTTTGGCCACAGAGTATGTACTCACTCTGTCTGGTgacaccattaaaaaaaattaaaaaaaagaaattctggtaaagaaagcaaaaGTGTATTTGTACCTTTTAAATGGAATTTGGGTTGCTATAGGGCTGCTATTTCTTTCTCGCAGTGTTGGATAAGATGATTGAAAAGATGATTTAATTCCATGATAATGACACAACAGAGGGACATTTCAATagtaaaacattttcaaccGTTTCaagtttttcatttaatttgttcaaTTTTACTCCAAAAGGAAATGATCAACTTTGCGACACTCAGAGATTTGTTATTGGATTTGTTAGAGCTTATAAAAATACACCTTTGATGTTGTGTGCCCTCGTGCAAATTCATTTGGAGAATTTCTGAGAGAGGACACAGAAATATGCCAAATAACTAATATCGGCACCAGTATTTTGCATGATTCATTATTCCATTTAAAGTGTTTTGATACTTTGCATGGCCCTTTGTGACCAGGATGATCGACACATTGATGCCTTTCAACCATATTTGCAACAAGCAGTGAAGTGGATGCACTATTTCTGAGCATAATGTGAAACGGCTGTTGAACACAGGGATATGGTTTGATCACTAGCCTACTATGGAGCTTCTAACAGAAGGTTATTGTGTGTCCTCCTCTTATCTCGCCCTTGATGCAGTGCCCATGGCAACGGCATGCAAAGACATCAATTGGTGACAGCGGAGAAGGGAGGGATGGTGCAGGGGCTGTTTGAGCAGATAACATCCCCTGTCTCTTTAGGTTATAGACTCGGGTGTAAACAACACCGGTTTCTTCAGATGATTGTTTGCAAACAGAACATAATTTGCCTAAAAATCCCAGTGTCTCTAATCacatatttgatttgttttaaggGTCACTAAAGAGTATTCATTATCAGCCGCAGTTTGACACTGCGGCCTACATTATGCAGCGCTATGAAACCACGGTTCACTCCCCTTTCATCATGTTTCCACTGCTCAGAGTACAATAATTGTCCCAGGCTTGTTGTAAAGTAAAGGATGTTATGCTTGGTTGGACGTGTTAACTGTCAGAGACATACGCTTTTATCCAACGATATCTTAAGAATACGTGGAATATCCCAATTAAATGGCAAATGCTTTTGATTATGAATAAACTATAAAACCAGGattgataaaataaaattacGGTCTTAATAACTGTCATGTGGAGTTAACATAGCATTTATCAGGTAGACATCAGGCCAATCATTTTAAGGATTGTCTTACATAACATGAACAACATAAAGCGATGTTTGTTAAACTAACAATGCGTGTGAAGAGGCTGGTGTTCCTCAGCCTTAGTGGCAATAAGGAAATGGAAATGAAGAAGGCCTTCTGCGGCCCACAGGAAAGTACAAGGTGTTGCAACAGTGCAGCGCCTTGGGCTTCTTTAAATACAGAAGAGCAAAATACTAAGAGCTCAGTAGTATGAGAAAATTCACGAAACATGGGAGAAACAGGCcagcacatgtttttttttggagcttAATAGAATGAACATAAATGTGTGATGGTCACTGTCTCTAATTAATTTAGAATGAATACTCTGAATTGGTTGTTGATTGTATTTGTTATGGAAAACATCTGTTTCTAGTATGGAAAATATGTCCCTCAGTTTCCTCTGAAAAGTACTCTGGTGATGATAATACACTAGCATAGTGTAAAAAACACTTCAATGTAAGATGTGAGGTTGTATTCATATATGTCGGGGGGGTCAGTACACAGGCTAAATAAAAGAATGCAGGTTTTTAATGGGGTTGTGGTTTATTTTCCGAGCGGGAAATCCTTGTTTAGGCACTCGGATGCACACCAATGTGAAGGAGTTGCTTCGTGTCTAATCATGATGACTACGTGCTGCATCCTAAAAGAGTTCTAGTCATACAATGAAACCTCATGACTCCTGCGTGGATGGTTAACTGGGATTAGGAAACGGCAAGCCATTAAAAACCTGCTGTTTAAATTCCATTTATGATTAATAGAGTCAGTGTTCTGCCTCAAAACTGGCTGTAGAACGAATTCAGGTTGCCTTGATTACTGAAGTTGGATGAAACATAGAGGTCACGTATGCCACAGGGACCAATGAGTTAATAGTGTGAGACTTTGAAAGACGAAGCCTGAAGAATGTTTCCTATGAGTAACTCCTTTCTGTCGGTCTCTTCATCCTCTTGATTTCATGGGGTTTCACATGAGCATGACATTTCCCAGAAAAGTCATAAGGAAAAGTGCAAAGTCATGCTGTGTAGTGGGAGGTTGGTTAAGACTGGAGCCCCCGAGCGCCGTGTAGTCTCGTTCTGACGGGGTTATCGCGAGAAGTGAGCCCTCGTATATATTCTTCATTCGAGGCTGCCGGTTCTCGTTCTCTCTTGTGTCTCCTCATCTGGCGTGAAAAGAACTGaggtatgtttgtttttttataccatgcatttaaatatttgtattactctcttttcctttgtttgtttttcacgcggtttatttgttgctttcttcacaccGTTTATGAAGGTTTTGTGGTTTCGCAGCGTTTGCTGGATTTTAGTTCAACAAGTGGGTTTTCACAACGTTATTTCCTTGTTCACCCGCATAAAGCGGAAACGGGTTTTATAATTCGTGGTTTTGAGGGTTAACTTGACGTTACTGAAATCcgataatttgtttgttttttgctacCTGGAAGACCAAAAATGActataaattacagttaaatcTCAGGAGAAATGTTGCAGTGATTCAGTTAATGACAACCAACACGCGCCTGGTCTTTAGCCATTTAGTATTTTACCTGCTCTTTAGCTGACTAATTTACTGGTAATATGtatcaagaaaaaaacattgttgaTATCCATATGAGGAAACacctgttcatttaaaaaaaaaaaagaagagagaagtgGAATTGAGTCCACTTGTGCCAGTTTGTGCATTTTAATCCGGAGTTTAAGCAACAatttttagttaaaaaaaatctcttctGGTTAAATGAAAGCTATTGTaggaaatattttacatttccttGTTCTATAGGCAATGATGGCTTCGCTCTGAAGATATGATGCCTGACAAATAATTAATTAACCAACCACGAACAATGAATTTATTGATCAGAGTTGTAAGCAATTTGAGGCAACAGCTTCTGAATTACTTAATCTATCCAGGTAACAATCATCAGATAAGTTGTTTTAAGTAAATCATGATTGACAAGTGTAAATGTCAGTGGAGATTTCCATCTTCTGTTCTTCAGCTAAACTGAAGATGGCTGCAGGCAAAGCACAGATCGGAAAGCCGGCTCCGGACTTCACAGCGAAGGCGGTGATGCCAGACGGGCAGTTCAGCGACCTGAAGCTTTCCAGCTACAGAGGTACGCCGCCACCGTGGCCCCGCTTTGATGACTCGCTCAATGACATCGATTTGCTGTGTTATCCCACAAATCATTGAATAGACATCCAATTACACTTCTGAAAACTAGAATAAAATAGCCTGTAATTCCCAAACGCAACAGATGcatcgtttttattttttattttgctgcagGGAAATATGTCGTCTTTTTCTTCTATCCACTGGACTTCACCTTCGTTTGTCCTACCGAGATCATCGCTTTCAGTGACGCTGCAGACGACTTCAAGAAGATCGGCTGTGAGGTCATCGCCGCCTCTGTGGACTCTCACTTCTCCCACTTTGCATGGTAGTTTCAAGATATACCCTTTACGCGTCCATCGCGTGGATTCATCTCTTGCAAACGTCTCACgttgttcccttttttttattttgatgaacGCTCTCAAAGGGTCAACATGCCTCGAAAGCAGGGCGGTCTGGGTACCATGAAGATTCCCATGGTTTCAGACACGCGGCGCACCATCTCCACAGATTATGGTGTCCTGAAGGAGGATGAAGGCATTGCCTACAGGTTGGTTTAACAATGGTGGAGTTTCTTTCTGCTTTGATAAAGGTTAGAAAACGTCTTCCATTTGCTGCTGCAGTGAGATTCtacgttcttt is drawn from Gasterosteus aculeatus chromosome 3, fGasAcu3.hap1.1, whole genome shotgun sequence and contains these coding sequences:
- the prdx1 gene encoding peroxiredoxin-1, encoding MAAGKAQIGKPAPDFTAKAVMPDGQFSDLKLSSYRGKYVVFFFYPLDFTFVCPTEIIAFSDAADDFKKIGCEVIAASVDSHFSHFAWVNMPRKQGGLGTMKIPMVSDTRRTISTDYGVLKEDEGIAYRGLFIIDDKGILRQITINDLPVGRSVEETLRLVQAFQFTDKHGEVCPAGWKPGSDTIKPDVQKSKDFFSKQ